tcttgtGGACACCTACTAGATTTTACACAGGTATTTTTTTCGCTTAACCGCTAAGATTTCATCTCCGTTTctcccctttcttttttttttttctttaaatacgTATGTAATTTAATGGTACATCGtacgtgtgtgtatgtgtatgTACGGATGTGTGAATGTGTGTGTCTAGGTGCTAACATTCAAGCTAAAGCTACGGCTGCTTAATTTAATTGTATACTTAATGTGCTTAATTGCCTTTCACTTGTACGCGTGTTCTGTTACGTATTCACATATTCATGTACATACGTATGCCTGTGTGTATGTATGGTGTGTCCTACGTgtcctttttttcctttctcgtACTTGGTTTATTCGTATGCTCATCGTATCTTGTGCTGTCACGATCAATTGTCCCCCGTCGAAGACGATGGTAAACGACTGATTAATTTCCTTTATTTCATTTCGTGCATGCCATTCTCTACGGTGATTCTATTGAACGAATCATCGACGAATCGCGACGTGGAATCAATTGATCCTGCATCCCGTTCGCTCAGAATTGTCCAATTGCTGATTGTATTTGTGAATCGTGTTTTGCTAGCTTAAAACCCTCGTTTATGTACAATTCAAGTTTCTTGCAGTTCAGTTTATATACTTTTATAAAACGTAGTAGGAACTTTGGTTTCGCTGAGCAATGTTTCAGAAGCAGTTTCCATTTTATTCGTGCCACGAACttcatcttttcttcttttttattttcttgttttttccATTCAAACTTTTGTGTCTCTATATATCGTATCATTCTTTGTTAAATTACACTTTGTATTATTAGCCTGACGTATTGTTCGCGATTTATAATCTGTCCGGACTCGTAATTCGACCGGAAACTGCTATAAAACATTCGCCCGTGGATCTATCTTCCTTAGAAATATGACACTCACGAATACAATTCACGTATGTacttttttttgtgtgtgtttcttttaatactcatgttatttgttttttgtttttcttatatttccGTAATCATCTattgaatatcaatttttccaCGAAGAAAATACACATGATTCATAAATCAcactctctctccctctcacttcaattttatttattctctCAACACCCATCGTGCCATTCTCCCCCTTCttttataacaaaatttaataaccgGAATATCTCTGTACAAACACTTTTTTGCATCTCTTTCATCGTTTCACCTTCTATTAAAAAATCTAACACGAACCCACCCTCGAAAGatcaaaattttgaattttgaaacaacCTACCCTTCGATCCAACCCCCTTCAATCGTATACCATTCCATCGTTTTATAATACACCATATCCATTTCATTCCTGTCTTTTTTCAGAAAAAACATCTGCTTTCCTTCGTGTCTCCCTTTCCGTGTTTACTTTAGGAACAGATCAGATTTAAATCGTACCTTAAACAGTAGAATGCCTTAACGTACTCGTTTACCCTTAGAAATTTATATCCGCTTCCTCGTCACCCTTATCCCTGTCATTTTTTTCACTCCGACTTTAATTGATTCCTTTACTGTGAATCATCCACGTCGTTCCAGCTATTTTATAGCTATGTACGATTTAAAAAGTGTTAGACTCTTACAATGTTACAGTCCCTAGGTGTCGCCTTAATATGTACACACGCTCCTAGCTACCCTCCCCCTTAAAGGATCTCGTGgttataataattgtataacGGCTATACTGTATACAGGGCGACAGGAAAGTAGGGGGTCAAATTTTGGTAATGTATTTTCATTCTAAGGGTGCAAAACGTGTagattttaatgaattttcaaagCGCAATTAATCTTACACAGAGTAGATAAAAATAAggtgaaaaatcaaatataaaaattacgAATACATGAAAGTGGTCATTAAAGTGTTAAGATGATGATTAGATGAATTACACTAATGTAACTTCTActcgttaaaaataaaatacgatATCAAAATTTGGAAACTTACCATCCTGTCAGCCTGTATAGCCAATTACAAACGGTCTGGGTTATCGAAGTAcatgtgtatgtatatgtatgaaCGTGTAAGTGTATATGATGTCTGTCCCTCTTTCGCTGCTCCAATCATACTGTGTTTCGTTAATTATACTCGAGCTTGAGATATTAAGAAATCGTGTCGTACCATTTAATGGGATGGGTGTCGCCTACAGTATCGTTTATTACGCAAGGAAGGAAAAATGTCGATAGAAGGTGTGtgtttcgatcgatcgataaaCGACCGATCCTGCCTTTCATTTAGGACAGACGAAAGTAAGAGTTTGTTCGCTGGAAGCGGAACACATTCAAAGAAACTCTATTACTCACTATCGATTAACCGGGAATACATGAGAGATATATCCTTGTGGGATGGTCGATATTTTAAGCTTCTTGTTAtcgtattataatttttatttatttaatcagcTTTCCTTTACCAACGAACCGTTCCTCTGGATGCGTAAATATGGAGATTCGTCCGTGGAAATTGGAACCTGTCTCTGTCCGTTCCGTTTCGTCGCGTTTTCCCCTTAAAATCATCCACCTAGCGGAATTATCTTCCGTACTATATAATTTGCAGTCGAAATAGTATATTTGCTGTTCATTAGTGTAAACAGTATAAACCGGAAATCGTGTTTGTTATCCCTTATAGAAACGACCAATTGCCTTGTGACGTTCAATTTCCTTTTGATCCAAAAGGTAAGAGACATTTACTTTCCCGTATAAGTACAGCAGCGAGCAAGGTAGGCTTCCCTAGAGAAAATGGCTATTTTGGAGAAGGTCTTATAAGTGTAATACTCTAGAGTTAGAATCCATTGTGCCTAGTTGGTTTGGGACATTTTTGTACTCGACaagtaacaaaatttttccgAGTGATGGCGCCACCTAGGAAAGTCTATCATGCTAGGTGCTGTACAATTTCGTGTAACTTAAACTTCTTTTTGTTAAGGGTAAGTGCAGGGAAAGAATGATCCATCAATGATCCAAATGTCGTGAACCTCCGCTCCTCCACTTCTCCCCTTAACCGAAAGAAGCCTCCGTTGCCCCCAACTGTATATCGATTGCAAATTACCATGAACGCGGAAACGGAACGCATCCAATCTATCGTCAGCGGGCTAAGCAAGATCGAACATTTAGGAACGAAAGATGCGTAAACGTTTAATACGTATACCTCGTATATGGCAGACTATTACGGACTagtgattttttttatttttttactttttccatGTTACTCCTCGGAATGACCTGAAACCACCTATTGGAGTagctttcttttttatatccATCTGGTTCGAATAGAATTTTCGGCATCAGGATGATTAATTATACTTTCGAACACGTTATTGcgttaattttttctttttaaactcGCTAcagatttcttcttctttccccCCCTCGAAAAGTCAATACACGCGTAACATACAGACGAGCGCACACCCAGAGAACAATATGGTTGAAACATTTGATCTCGAACGAAGCCTGCGATGAAGTGGTTTGTTGTCGTTGTGTTCCTCCGGTAGaaaacgaaatgaaaaatctTGTGTGATGATCCGTTATAAACGATAGGCGGCGTTACTGTAAAACATCTCCGTTGCTATTTCATGGACAAATGAACTCGTATCCCTGTGTGAACGGTATTGTGAACGGTACTGTTGCTGTTGTGGTTGATTGCTCTCGTTGCTTCAACTATGTTCTTCTTTTCTGTGTGCGAAATAGACTGGAACGTCTATTCCTCGATCCTTCTATGTTCCAGGTTCGGTCACGTACGTATTTGTCGTACGATTCCTCGTTTTGTGCTTCGTCCGGATGGTTCCACAGACGGACGATCCTCATTTAACTGGAAACTTCCATGATCGTTTCACGAGTTAGCGTTTATCTGTGCGATTACTTGCGGAATTTACTTATCCTAATTTGACGAGTCGACACGTTGATAATCGTCCTTTGATTAACGTGTCTAACAGCGCTTCGGTAGATTAAAAAGCCCGCTGGATCTTCTTTACCGTAGACTCGTAATACTGTTGTACCGTCTGTCGATGGTGCAGCTATTCGTCGTTGACGACGAACGAAACCGTCGTGTACTACCGTCGATAAATTGTCCGATTTTCAATAAGGTTCCTATGAAACAAAGACGGTAAACAGCGCGATTATCTTAACGCTCGACTCCTGTACATCACATTAGTCACATAAGGTTAAAACTATTTACAGATAGGTCTCGTATACGCTTGCGATCACAAACGATCTTTACATCGATCGAGGGTAGCGGCGTTTTAAAAATTCCCGCCCTTCGACCGCTAGGAATGGCGCAAATTTTCAAGCAGCTCCTACCAAACGCGAGTATTTGTTTCTATTAACGCGACACTATAAATTCCATCGATGAACGTCTCTCGTGGAGCTGTTGCGTAAATTCGAGTCCTTAAAGCTTTTATTCTTGTTCACTGGTTTCGTGATCGATAAATCTTTTTCAATCACTGTGCCTCTTACGCCACGCTCTTCGATAACGACCTCAGCGTGTTCTTCAGGGACTGCCTTTTGTTGCAGAACCAAATCCTTATCACCTCTCTGTCGTATCCGAGACGCTGAGCTATGTTCGTTATTTCGTTACCTGAAAAATTGATCAATtatgattttaaataaattttataaactgTAAAATTTCCTTGCCACAAAACGTgttaattgaaattgtttgaTGAAAAAAGGTAGGAAGAAAAACTACCATTTGGATGAGTGTTCCTGTCGAAATGAGCGTTCAGTAATTCCAAAGCTTGCGGTGTGAACGAGGTTCGTCGCTTTCGTTTTTTGCTGGGTTCAACGCCGATGAAATCCGTCAGATGATTCACCCCGCTTTTGTACCTGTAAGCAGACACACTGTTCTCGCTCGTATCCACCTTGTTAACATATTTTAATGAGCTAATAAAGggaggaagaaaaaacaagAAGAACGAGAGGAGCACGGAAAGCGTTCAATTTTAATCTATCCACCCAATTATCTGCCGAGTTATTCGTTttacagaaaatatttcaaacggACTTTAATGTAAAAAAACTAAACACTAcagttaattttttatttcaaatggTATTTCATGTAAATGTTAGACCTTACTCAACATATATAAATGAACAGCATATATGAAAAACATCCCCGTTCGACTTGGTATAAGGAAACCCAATTTTAATCCGGCGCCCGTGCAAATACCCCGATCATGCTCTaatcaaatattaaaacaaaacacgcaagcgTTGGTCAGCCGTGTGTTAACTCGGCAAACTTTCTCTACGTCAAAGCTCGTCCCATGGAAAACGGAAGCGGCGTTGTAAacagaagaggaaagagaCGAACGTGGAACGTTCGTAGACTGATCTAGTCGATCGCCTTCGTTCGGAAAAACGACGAAGACTCGTTGGAaaaaggtagaggaggaagaaAACTGTTTACAGGGCATTCATCCCCTATGGGCCAGCGTGGACGATGAATTTTCCCGAATGGAACGCGACGTCGCCGGGCACAAATGAAATTAGCGATCGAAGCGTCGCGGCGCTTCGAAAAAAGCCCGTAACCGTAAACAGGAGAAGTTCCGCCGGGAATCGCGGCTAAACGAGCCAGAAGGGTGGAAGGGTCGCCGGCGTCCCGACGCGTACGAGGGGGCGTAGTACGCGGACACCGCCGCGgaatttatgtttttaatttaactccGTATGACCAACTGTCGAGCCACGCCGAAAAAAAGTGCGGGCCCGAGCCATTAGCATCTCTCGCGCGGTGATATTTCGTCGAATCGGCGAAAACAATATGCTAATGGAGAACCGGACGAAGAACCGATGCTTCGAAACAGAAGGGGTGGCAGAGGCGAGGGGTGAGAGCAGATACCGTCGACGATTAAAAATGTGTTTCTCCGGCGTTTAACGGCTGGAGACGAATGATGTTTGGAAGTAATGATCGGATAGACTGATTTATACGACTGGTAGATTAAACGTTTGCCAGGGAGAAATTTTCTTAACGCTAAACGTACCACGCTtggttaaattaaaaatataatttgtcaAAAATgctgtgaaaaaaaataaaataattattatttagtttttaatgtaagtaaatatttttcttacgAAGGGGTTGTGTTAACCCCTTCGCTACgactgaaaattttaataatattgtagctgtcgtaataattaaatattaacaagaATTTCTGAGTGTTCCATATTATTTCCAATAACCGTGGTATATTAATGTTAGCACGGTTTACCGATGATTTAATTACCGATCCCAGAAacaaacaaatttaatatattgaccAAAAAGCTTTTTGCTTCTGGACAATGTTGTCCAATGTACACgctatataattaaaattaaccaTACGGTAGATTATATTTTTCCTACAAAGGTGCTTTATTTTCGGTACAGCAGAGTGTATTGATTGCTTTCCTGTTATTGGCCCTGTGGCTTGATAAATGTTCGAGCCAACTGACACGCCGAAATGCGAACTCGAtgattaagaaaatattagaatCTCCTGGTTACagaaagataaaattcaatatcTGGCTGTGATCAAAAGGAACATAGTTATCGGATGATTTAAAGGATCGCAAACACGAATTTAGCACGGATTACGTTTTCAATAATCTTAATAAACGCGTGCTTGcgataataaatgaaatgacTACGAAATGATAAACGTACGCTTACAAAGGGAACGTTATTAAAACGCGTGCGTTGGCAGCGCGGAAAGCCGCGACGACGAAGAGGGACGAGGAGGACGATAGAGAATATCAAACTGGCGTCGAGGGTTAGCTCGAGCACGTATTCCAGCACAGGTGAGAAGCCAAACGAAAAGGTAGAAGGGAACAAGCACGGCTAACGACGAACAAGGACACCGCTAAACGTGTTCGTGAGGTTTAATCCACGAGGGTAAGAGAATCAGAGAGTgtaaaagaggaaaaaaattaaacgctgtcacgagaaagaaagaaacttcCACTTTAATATTTCCCATAGTCACGTCATCTTGAAACACTAATTTCTCCCTGAAACGATTAACAATTCCTATGGGAAAAACacgatattaaatattaatccCTTCAGGAATAGAAAATTCATTCGAGGGAGAGTCAATTTTATACAATTGAAACTAGTCCATCTAAATTTTTTCAAGATTACCTAAGAACTTCAGGTATCGAAGCAGTAGTCTGcgaggaaagagaaaatgGAGACAAACGACGGGAACGAGTAGAAAGAAGGAAGTGTTGGCGTGGGTGTACCAATGGAATCGAGCAGGTATTAGCGTGTGGGTGGCAGAGGTAAGAGGTAAAAGCCATggagaaagaggagaagaaacGACAGAGTATAAGAGTGGGAGAGGAACAGCAGGCAGGAGGGGTACATCAGAAACCTGATTTTAATTAGTCCACAGTTTAATTACTCGGCAGATAAATCGTGCACGTGCACCGCATAAACTAGCCGCTTTCATTTTTCCCCGGACGCGGCCGGCACGGTCGCGTTTACCTCTACGCCGCGAGAATGCGGGATGGGTCATTGTTACTAGCTCGCTTTCCGCTCGCGGAAAGAGAAATGACCGTGGTTAAACCGTCATCGAATCGGCTGAATAATCGTCGACTAGCTGACCGGTCTGAGACACTTAATCCTTCCATGCCGAGGCTTTCTTTGAAACTGAGCTTTAGGTGAATCGTTTTTCTTCGAAGGGTGGttaaaaagaatttctaaaggaacagtgtaaaatttagaaaataaaaacagtatgaaatataaaattaatctaaaattcggattctctccatggtccgccgtccgagggttaattgTATCCTAATGTTTCTTATTAGTTATCAGTAAACATCAATTTCATGATTattcaaagaataaatttaaaaaaaaaaaaagaaattaatacatCACCATCGGTAAATTGAAAAAGCAAAAAAGAATGATCAGAGATTGCGGGATAAAACGCGTTATCAAGAGCGAAGTCATTAAAACGGGAAACGTTTCGGTGTCGGTAATACCGCTGGTGGATGATTCGCCACGCGAAGGTGTTAATGCACAGTCAACAAATCATTTTGTTCGTTTTGGGAAAATCTGTTGACGCTACGCCACGGGAATGCGGAATGGGTCATTGTTACCGGCTCGGCCGCGGAAAGAGAAATGACCGCGTGCTCCTGTCATCGAATCATCCGGTTCACGGTCGTGATATGTATATACACAGCCGCGTACGTTACCCTATATAAAACTGTGCGTGTGTGTGTTTTTTTGCATACACTATCCGCACCGTACATACACGTACTTTCCGCGCTTTTACCGACAATAAAACGGTGTCACGGTGAAATCGAAACTATAAACCGTGTTAGGTGTCGGTCGCTCGTAAAATTCGCACGATCGACGCCCTTAGATCGTTTTACCAATTAAACGACCCTCGTTCGATCAGAGAATATGATCAGGAATGATAATCGAGAGGCAATAAGATCATACGTAGAATCAAGGATATAAATGCACAtttaaaatcaatatattagtttaaatttaatttgtacCGTAGATGTTCATTTACAATTACAACAACGAAGCAAAGTATAAAATAGAGAATCGGTAAGAATCGGGGTGGCAAGACGATAAATCGAAAGACAGCAGGACGTTCGTTATGAGGTCGGTCGTGTCGGCGACCACGGGCAAAGGATGAATTAAACTTTGAATTTCGCTAATTACAGATCCTGATACAGAGTTCGCAGAAAATTGAAGTGGCCTGGTCTGCGTGTATTCGTGAACAAGGCAAAAGCCGATATCCTCGAGGAGGAAGCCGATAGGCGACTTCTTTCGCGACACGAATAAAACCGCCGATACCTGTACCGGCCTGAGCACCGTCCCGCTAACGGTTTCCCCCATTCTAATTAACATTCCGCGTATTTATTAGACGCGGATCTGCAATTAATCAGGTGGATTCAATTAGCGAATTACCAATTAGCACGCACGCGTTCACACGCTCTTGGACACCGCTTCAGATCCTGTTGGACGATTACGGAATAATCGTGTTCCACGAAACGGCCACTTTAAAAACGATCGTCTTGAACTCTAATTCAAATATTATGCTTCTGAAGATTTAAGATGCAAATCGTTTGGAAATGATGGATCTTTTTGAACAAAAACGAAATTCATGGAGGAGGgttgaattttcattaaataaactcACCTCTCTTCAGCCTCTTTCATCCACCTTTCGAGGACCGGCTTTATCTTTTGCGCGCTCTTTGGCGTGATGTCCAACTTTTCGAATCTAGAGCCAACAATAAGTTATGATTCTCGTTCTCTCTGTTCGCATTTTACGAACAGACGAACTCGAAAAAGATACGATTCCACGCGGAAGACGTAAAGAcgtgattaattaaaaagaaataagagtCGAAGGTTGTATCACtctattaatatttgaaatgatTGTTGGTCAcaagaaaaaaatttgatattcAAAAAAGTTTCTGGCCAACCCTTAATCTTTTCCTCGTTCATTCTCATCAGtgaaaattgaagaaagaCAGGTCCATGAAAATTCGTCTTGTCGTCTTCGGCTAAAGGAGCACTAAGAGGCATGCATTGACTCAAAAAACAGGACATTGACAATGCGTGCATGCTTAGAGGTTTTGGTGATGCCGTGTATGATGTTGCCAACGCGTTTGATCGTTCTAAACGAGACACGTTATTTGTTCAAGAACAAAAAGATCAACGACGAGAAACATGAAAATCTAAGCAACACATTCGACGGACGccaaaattgaattattatttttttttctcctttgtTCGCGAGTTGGCGACATCATGCCCAAGTTTGCCAATGCCCTGGCTCGAAGAAAATTCGTTAACAAGTGCTCCTTTCGCATCTGATTTTTGCCAGAAACGGAGTTAGAAATTAGTTAAGAGTGCTCGCAGCTATACCCAAATATGTCCCATTCGCAACTATCGTAACGAGAGATGATCGGTAGAGAATCGATGACGAACGAAGGAAGAAAGATAGATAGAAAGGGAAGACACTTTGTACCGGTTCTTGTTAACGAAATAACGTGATTAACCTTTTGTAATTTGGATCAACGAAGTCTCGCATGCTTGGGTATAACTGCTATCCTTCGAGAGGATTTGAAAAAAGTTTTTAGATCTTTAGGTAAATTAAGTAGAATGAGGGGTGAACGTACGTAGCGTGCTGCTGAGAGGCAATCTGCGTGGCAGCGTACATCTGGGTAGCCAGGGCACTGGGGAACAATCACCAATGCTTAAATTAGTCGTTACGATAAGAACTCTTGGATCTAGAAACAGTGTTTCTACTTGCCACCGGCATTACCACGATGGTTCCTCCCGTTCTCACGGGGCAAACATTGATCATCATTTAGAAATGAACATTCCTCCTCggagaaatgaatttttcgaGGAACCACCGTGGCAGATCACACATTATACATTTCTCAGAGAGTACGGATCGCGTGAAAATTCAAGGACGTTCTGTCAGGGATCGTTAATCCGATGTATTGCTAACTGAACGCGGATTCAGGGATATACGGTGTTAAAGTTTGATCTTTGGTCTAGAAATGTATAGGAGgtagatattttatttttattactttttccCGGCCATTTCCAGTGACCTGGCACACTGTTGTTAATGGTAACCTGTATCGTTTCGATTCGGTTCTCATCAGCGACGTCCGTTTGAAGTTTatcagaaaaaggaaaggaaagataCGTGAATTTCACACTCACCTGCATATGGCACTTTGGCTGTAAGCTGGCCCCTCTGTCACGCTCAGGGCCTGTCCGACCTGGGTTTGCGTCAGACCCAGGGATAATCTACGGAGTTTGAACACCTTCGCGAACTCTTTGATCTCCTCCAGATTGATCCCGTCAACTACGTTGTTCGTGGCCTCGTTAATTGTCGGCTGATCTGTAATTAATATCACAAAACGTGTTTGTTTGAAATTCTGTTCGAGGAAAAAAATTTCCTATAATCGGACCGACCCTGtatcataattattttcatcgcGCCAATCAACGCGTTTAATATAGAGACCGAAGGAAATTGATATTTCGAAGAAAAGTCGGATACAATGGATTCCTCGGAATGTTTCGCAGTTCCAGCTGTCTAATGACATTAGGCGGCTTCGTTAAAGCAGCTTCAGCTACACCGATTTCTCTCATAAATCTATCACCCCGAATGTACACGCATGCAATAGAGGTGCCCACATACTCCGCAATCTCGACCAGTTCGCCTGGTTTCTGCATCGTGCAATAAACGGCAAATCCTTCTTCGCTGGCACCTTGTTTCTACGCTCGTTAATTATCAATCGAACGTGCCATCCTTCTCGTACAAAAAACACCGAGTTGCTTGACTTTCTCGAGTGTCGTTTACAAAGTACCCTATTTCGACGAATGTAAGGATAACATAggtagaaagaaaattttcaatcatcCACGCACGTAGTCTGAAAATCTATCAAATTACcataagtgaaaataaaaaataccaCACCTACGCGGTGCGTTGAACTTACATAGTGCCTACTCGAACGATTAACGAACTAGTTTGAACGTTTCAGTAAATCAAGTTTCCTCATTTTTCACGACAGATCAATCAGTAATAAGATTGAGcggtttcctcgtcgaaaGACAACGAATTCATTGCTTCTAATTCTGTTGATTATCAATAGCCGAAGATAAACCGTTTCCTCGTCAAGGACAATTGATCTTGATTCGCGTGCCGCTGTTAATTCAACGAACATCGAAATTTTCCGAAGCAACAGCTTTGTAATAATAAGAGCGCTCTTGTAGAACAACCATTTGGAATTTACACTCTATTGTCGGGAGGAAAGAAAAACGGCGTGCGTGTCTTACGAAATTCACGAATGCTCGTTCAAGGATCCATCGAGGATAGGTTAACAAAGATGCAGATTTATCAAGCAACGCGGCAACTGGCAGCAGCAATTGAGAATCGTTAGGCTCGTATCGGGCCGACGATTATTCTATCGAGCGTGGATTGACGAAGTGCCAGCCCGGGCAATGATtgtgaattattaaaattattgtcTGGAGGTTACGCGCATCGTTGGAATGTTTATGGCTTCCCAGAAGGCAGCAAGGAACTAACTAATACATCGTAATGAGACGAGCATTCTACGATATCCTATTAGGATTATTAAGAGCTCCGCGCGGTCCGCCTCCATTATTATTTACCAGCTTTGACCGTGCGCTTAATGTTGAATTCGACGAAGGAAGGAAACGCGATTCGAAGCAACCAGCCGGCAATGCTTGAATTTGTAATATGCTACAAGAGATTCTTGGAGGTGAATAAGATTATTAGACAATTTTTggcaaaaatagaaaaattagaaaaatttagaaattgaaattttcaagacCAACGCGTTCCAACGGTGTCAccaaaaaatatcaaaatgaatttgtaattagaaaaatttagaagttgaaatgcaaaatgtttagGAATAAAGAAATGTATCTTACTGGGCGAATCGTTCAGATCATCCTCCTCTTCTTTCGAACTGTGCATGCTACTGGGGGACGCTTTCACACCGACACCACTGTGTCCATGCGTGGTCGTGATAGTGATTTCCCCGTTGCTGGCCGCCAGTCTGTTCAGGGCCGATGCTGCGGATACCACGGACTCGTTCAAAGGCGACGATTGCTCTGGCCTCTCTCTGTGATGCTTCTCCGTCGGCTGCGAGGGACACGGGTGTTAGTAACGGATTAGTAGCTCAACCAGCAACGACAATGCTCCTCTCTTCCACGCCAATTATACACTTAATAATGAGACCACGGCCTCTCTTTCGATCGGGACACTTTAGAGTCTAATTAGTGGAAGAAACGACGCCGCGGAATACTTTCTTAACGAGATCGCTTGCTATCGGGGAATTATTCTGCTTGTTCCGTTGATCTTGCGCTGGTTAAGCCCTTCCACCTTCCGAGGGACCATGGTTACCTCGTATATCGTCCACCAGTTACCCGATCGTTTATATTGTTACGGGACGACGGGGGTGATGGTAGGACCGAGGGCATCGAGAGGATATCGGAAACGAAGCGGTGTTAGTTATTGACGAAACCGAGGTAAATCAAAATTCTTTGATAGAGAACGAATGATTATTGAACCGAACGAAATGGATGAtcgattcgaagaaaaatattaacaagttcgattaatatttcaatggTCTTACGtttcaaaaatattgataattaatttaattactcCAATTACGACGAGCTAATATTTCACGAAATCAGGACCTCGTCTTTTTCAAAAGTGCTCTCTTGTAAGCGTAGAAAAGGCGCAAATTATTCCGTTCCCGAGTAATCACCGGTCTACGTACCGTGTAGTGATTCATGTGAGAGCCGTGTCGATGGCCGTGTTGCTGCGGCGACGTCGTCAGAAGTGGTTGCTGAGAAGCCTGAGCAGCCTGTACCGCTTGTGCCGCCTGCGCCTGAGCAGCCTGCGCAGCTTGAAGCAGTTGCTGTGGTTGCATCGCGTTCAAAAGTTGCTGGCTGGCCGAGCTGTTGCTCAAAAGATGAGGCAAAGCGGCTGGATTTAACCCTAGACCCGATGCTAAACTAGGACTTGTTGGAACTGGGATGAA
The sequence above is drawn from the Osmia bicornis bicornis chromosome 14, iOsmBic2.1, whole genome shotgun sequence genome and encodes:
- the LOC114872572 gene encoding POU domain, class 6, transcription factor 1 isoform X5, which encodes MAEGSAEEEQSSTAAPASPPADLRTLNTQLSPPYHHQPHLQPRLQHLQHPNMLATAVPPRHSHSMLSHQVNTEAELDAPCDVPLNLKSEDSDRSSAGSPEPAATTGSSLHEHQMMMDDMKNSRKGRCSPSPENLHHAKRAAVAQAHLNGTSESIMAGMVTLQNLQNLANLQNLPQVASLAAGLQGMTAGLTNNQLINTPLNLTVSSSGGTVPTASSTTAAPHLLPPSSAPMATLPQLLSQPQSVAMPQFILTSGQLVQGIQGAQLLIPTSQGIATQTILTIPVSHVTNNQMVNLALSNGQVVSTTLANLQSIAQPQNMLNTPTSNGDFTVPTSPSLASGLGLNPAALPHLLSNSSASQQLLNAMQPQQLLQAAQAAQAQAAQAVQAAQASQQPLLTTSPQQHGHRHGSHMNHYTPTEKHHRERPEQSSPLNESVVSAASALNRLAASNGEITITTTHGHSGVGVKASPSSMHSSKEEEDDLNDSPNQPTINEATNNVVDGINLEEIKEFAKVFKLRRLSLGLTQTQVGQALSVTEGPAYSQSAICSALATQMYAATQIASQQHATFEKLDITPKSAQKIKPVLERWMKEAEESVSAYRYKSGVNHLTDFIGVEPSKKRKRRTSFTPQALELLNAHFDRNTHPNGNEITNIAQRLGYDREVIRIWFCNKRQSLKNTLRSLSKSVA